In a single window of the Drosophila miranda strain MSH22 chromosome XL, D.miranda_PacBio2.1, whole genome shotgun sequence genome:
- the LOC108151944 gene encoding uncharacterized protein LOC108151944: MKHSFAVVGLLLALYSTQPSTAIGGPCDLMFDSAKAMCESGSIKNNCAEINQGIEAFTKLVQAAQSKFCAFPSPLWLLCKYCKASESESSQLENERNGTASAGNEIAPAAETVSSPAIRSYPVLEPIKLYTHEA; encoded by the exons ATGAAGCATTCATTTGCTGTCGTGGGCCTTCTCCTGGCCCTCTACAGTACTCAGCCCTCTACGGCAATTGGAGGA CCATGCGATCTAATGTTCGATTCGGCAAAGGCTATGTGCGAATCCGGTTCCATTAAGAACAACTGTGCAGAGATTAACCAG GGCATCGAGGCCTTCACGAAGCTTGTTCAAGCCGCCCAATCCAAATTCTGCGCGTTCCCGAGTCCCCTTTGGTTACTCTGCAAGTACTGCAAAGCCTCAGAATCTGAATCATCTCAGCTGGAAAATGAAAGAAACGGCACAGCTTCGGCTGGAAACGAAATCGCTCCAGCAGCAGAAACCGTTTCTTCACCCGCCATTCGCTCTTATCCCGTTCTTGAACCCATTAAACTCTACACTCATGAAGCTTGA